The stretch of DNA CCCTGTTTCCCTGCAAATGAACAATAAGTAAAATGGAAGAAAAGGGGCCAAAGGGTACTGACGAATCAATTCAGAGTCGTTGGGGTCGCAGATGCAATATACTGTTTTCAATTTTACCATATTCAGAATCCGATGGTGGGAGCTGTCTACACCCTTCAATTATGAAGACCTATGAGTATCATGCAGGGCCAAGAAGTCTTCGATAACTTACAGGGATCGTATGTGCCCGCTTTGCCCTTACCCACCATACATCCTGAAGTTTTCCATCAATCAATTCAGGCAAATGTGCCAAATCGAACTCTTTCGCTGGATCTTTCAAGACATGATCTGCAAACAGTTCAAAGGTGTAATCTTTGAAGAACTCGTGGCGCATCTGATATTATAAATAGGTTAATTGGCTGTCGAAAATGAGAGATTCAAAGAACACTGACAATATCGGAAACGCGAACAAAACCGTCCGGAAGGATTTTAAggcctttctttttggcagTATGGCGTAATATTTCTCTGCAAACTGTGACAAACGCATTGACTCCTTTGGCCTCCTCTTTGTCTTTAAGCTTTTGTGGGTTGTATATGAGCGGAGTGTTGGATCTGAACTTTCTGGGTTTATCGGTGACAAATTGCTCCTGAAGCAGTGTCTCCTCTGCCTCCTTCAGAGACTTGTTGACATTGACTGACGATGCCAAGATGTGTTCGTTAGGCGGTAGAAGGATAATTGGTTTGTTGACCCTCTCAGATGAGTTTGGGTCGAACTTGAGTAAAGAGTTTGATTGGCTTTTTGTTTTGGTCCAAGTTTTTGGTTTGCTGCCAACCTTCCGAACGCCAATACACGCGAGAAGAACCTTCGGGACTGTACGTCGTGTATGTGCATGTTGTCCGCCTCTGAGCAGTCCTGTCAGCATTGTCCCAGAAATATTAGTGATTACAAAAAGCGGGAGGCGGAAATTATGATATCGGAATAGAATCGAGAGTTTGGGGAACCGACATACGGACAACGTCAACTAGTGGAGGGAAGAGtgaaggcagagtaaaggTACCGCAAAATTTGGCCCCAAATGTCATCACGTGAGTCGCCGTGAACGGTGAATACAGCGATTAGCTCAACATTAACTACGTTGTTCTACTATGGCTGGTGTTTGAGAATATAAATTACTTAAGGCAGTAAATGCGTATAAGAAGTGTTATATATTACTTTAATCGAATCACTgggaaatattttcaaatttcaaccAGCGCGCGCTTTCTTGGTTCTTCGCCCACCGTCACTTTCAACTTTTTGAGGACTTACGCCTGGAGTTGACTGTCGCGTGTTATAACCGGAGTTTGTCGCGCTTGTGGGAACAGATTTTGGAATCCCCAACTTTTTCTGCAATTGCTGAAGCCATTTACCACCATCTGCTCCCTCAAAAAGCCATACGTGACTAGCGGAAAAGAAAGTCAACAAAGATCAGGTGCAGGAATAAGTGACCAACCTCTCGCCAACCCTTTCTGGATCtcttgaagaagagaagTCACTATCGTCAGCCGATGcccttttcttcaagtttcctCGCGGTGGTTGCAACCTGGTGGTAGGAGCATTGAGGTTCGACGTCGGTATAATCTCAGGTGGAGGTGGTAGCTCCCATCCAAGTTCCTTCGCAAGGTGTAAAACGATACTATCCGCATTCCCGAGAAGGACTATCTGAGCTATAAATCAGTACCGAATTATCCCTACACTTTCTCAGAAGGCCTCCGAGAAGATACGAGATCCGACGTACATCTGGGTTTATGTGCCGTATAGGAGTTTTATTGATAAGGATCTGCATTGGGTATTAGTGTGGACGATTTGAACCAAAGCGATTAATGTCCATACCTGAGGTATGGAATGAGGGAGGTGGGCTGCACTACATTAATCTTGGATCATAGCGGAGCGGGCGCAGAATACATACAAAGTATTTCTGCCACAGGTGACACCTTCAAGGAAGTACCGATTACAAGGAGTAAATCGACTCTAAAACGATCTTCCGCCAACGAATGGTCGAAATCATCGGTTAATTTTTCGCCGAAAAATGTAATGTCTGGCTGAGCGTATCAATGCAAGGTCAGTTCCTTCAAAAATAGTGGGGATAAGGTAGATAGCGAATCACTTTCATAATACCAGGAGGATATTCGGGCGCGTCGCTTTCGTCTTCAACATCACTATCCCACTGGCCTTTGGCTTTCTTCTTGCTTGTTTTGCCCTTCTTTTTTATCGGAACTGACGGCACAGTATTGCATAATTTACAAAGTGGCACCTTGTGACTGAGGATTTCGGCTTCTATTTCTACACCTGGGACTCGTTGGCGGCATTGAAGACAACTGGCAGTTGCAAACGATCCATGGCACTGTAGTACTTTCTTGACGCCCGCTAAAGTCTCTAAAGTGTCTATGTTTTGAGTATAATTCTGTAGCATAAAATGAGTGGAAAAAGGATAATAGCAAAATGAATTCTAATAAGCACCCTGAGTAGCTTTGAAAGAGTCCATTTAGAAAATTTCTCAGCATGAAGGCTAAACCAGATACCTTTCCTCGGTCTTCCACCGCTTTGATAAAACGATGGCAGGGAGAAGGGACAAAGTTTGAAGGATAGATCTGGCTGTTGTTGAAGATCGATTACCACAATTCATCGCCAATGCGTAGGTTTTACCTTGCAAAAGAGCTGGAAATAGTTAGATAGTAATATGCATCGAATAAGATTTCACTACTTACTAGAAGACTGCGGATGTCAGAGTTAGTGATTGTTGAGCGCCCTTTCCTACTGATATACACCATTACAAAGATACATACCAGATGGATTTTCTTTAAAGTAATGTATATCAAACCTGAGCCAGATCAGCTACTCCACAACCGATTCAACATTTAACACGTACATTTGCTGTGGGTCATCTAATTCGTACTCTCCTTTACCCTTTAATGACGCGTAGAGCCCGTCCCGAGAGCGGAAGTCAGGTATGCCGCATGATACACCTGAAGGATCGTCTGGAAAATGGATATGGAACACTTCAAAATGACACGCACTAATACCGGCACCTGTGAGAATGAGGATACGTTGTGATTTGCGGATGAGATCAACAGTATCGGCAATGGTATTATACTGAGGTAATTTGTCCCGATTCCGGAGTCTGTCAAAGTGTTATGGAGGTGCAACCATATTTTATTTAAGAAGGTGGCACACTGATGGGATAAGGCGACCCGTAGAAAGTATAGCATTGTTTTTGGTCGCCTGTCTTgtaattctggacactgcAAAGTGAGAACGCTTCAGGAGGTTCAAAACATCAGTAAGATATTTGTATCGTACCAATTCGATATTAAATGCCTCCAGAAGTTTGATTATTGGAATGTTACGCTGATTAACATATTCTTCGATAAAGGCTGAAGAGCCTGATGTATATCTTGGTAAATGCCTAAGAATAGACACATCGTAGACACCTACCGCTTTCTTTAAGGAGGTGCATCATCtgttttatttcttctttACTCCATGTATTCTGTTCTGCGAGACGAGGTGTGCAGCTCAGTGGCTTTAGATATATAATCGTGAAGACAGATTATAATAACCTGCATTTTGTGCGCCCTCTGACTTGGGAGGAAAGAGTGTAGATATTTCTTGACCGTCCTCGTCATGCGAGTCGACATCCTCTTCAATGTGTAGGTCTGATGGAGGatcagcttcttcttcttcatgttctTCGATGCTGATTAAGACAGAAAGTATATCCTCGATGGTTTCTGCGTCGACATCAACATCTTCCGAAGCTTCTAAAAAGGCCTGAACTTGTTGAGTCAAAATTTCATTTTGGAAGGAGGAAGTAGATTGCGCAGAAGCAGCAAGGGGGTCTCGGTGATCAGATTGATGGACGACACTTTCCGAGTCCAGAGTAACTGACACATGGCCAGCATCTACAAGCCGGGGGAGGGTGAGGCGAGTGAGCGATGAGGTTTGCCGCAAATAATAGTAGATAGCACAAACTCATGTCGATTGGAATAAGTGCGCCAATGAGACTATAGCGTTTTCCTGTGAGATATATACACGGTGAAATTGACCTGCGATAATCAGAAAAGATTGACTAGTAAGGATCTAAGGACAGCGGAATTGAGTAGTGTATGAAATGATATCCGTAAAGGGGTAAAATCAAACACCGACAACCTTTCCACTCTTTCTCACGCCCCGGGCCGTTACTCAAAACGTTGTGGTCTTTTTTTGGACGTTGTTGGCCTTAACCGTAGTTTTACAAGTTGAATGCTTTGAATTGTCTCCTGATCAAAGCCTCTCTGCGTGGTAAGTAAGCGTAACTGCATCGTCTACAACATAGACCTTGATGCTGCAAGCTCAGTTCCTGGTTTCCGTTCAATGGATATAAATCAGTACCTATCCAGATTCCTTCCGCCCAGTCCGTCTTCGTCTCTGCGCCCATATCAGTTGCCGTGTCCTCTTTTCGCAGTAGCCCAGATAGACCATAGGTCCGTCCGCTCTTCCTATTCGTGAGGCATCTAAAATGAGGCTAACAATCGCCGATCTTCAGGCCACCAAGTGCGGGATACAAGGGGCTGGAAGGACTTTCTATAATAACAACCGCTTCATAAGGACCTTAATGGATTCCTTTACACCCATATCCCACACCTGTACAGGTCTTCCGAAGCATAAAATGTCTTCTTTCGATTCTTATAACGCGAAGACCACTAGCATCAGCGTAGGCTCATTTTTCTCAAATTTATTTTGTGAACCCCTACTGACCATCCGCGTCCAACTCTGTAGTATCCATGGCCAGCAGAGGTCAATGGCATCGAGCGAATCGCTCTTTCCGCACAGGGCGACCTACAACGTGTCTTGAGGTAAAGGGCGCCTGCGCATACGTCTCTGCTGTTACGTATTGATGGTCTGTTGATGACAGTGCATTTTTTGCTCGACCCATCGTGATAGCTCTTGTGTACTCGGAAACCACTCGTCAGAAGAGTTTGCAGTCGCCTATGGAGCCAGTACAAACACCTACTGAGGCTATCATCCAGTCTGCTTCTCCAGAGTCGCCTATCACGCAGACCCGACAAGTTCACCTTCAGTGCGCAGGGAAGATCGTTTGCACTGCGACATCGACTGTCCGGATCACATCTCCCGACTGTGCCCGGCTTTTCCTCCAGGAGAAGTATGCCATTGGCCAAATGTTCAGGCGCCTCGAGAAGGTCCCAGCATTTGAGCTGCTCTCTGTCGCACTAGGGCCTGTCAAAGGCGAAAGGCAACCTTCCTCAAGCTTCACTGTCAGCAAAGATGACTCTAAACAGCTCTGGAGAAAGTATACACTCGTGATCCCTAATTTCGAGTGCGAGATCTTGGAAGTTTTCCCCTCTCGCGAAATGTTTTTGAGAGGCGAAAATTGGCTTACAGGCACCCGAGCTGATTCTATTCCTGAACTCGGAGGCATCGTTGCTACCAAGGTGGATGGAAATAGTCCTATGGTGTTCAAACAGAGCCTTAGCTTGGTTCTTGCTGCCGGGTTTCTTATTATGCTTATCTTCGAAGTCTCTATCTATGCTGGTGGCCGATCTAGGTTTTGCTAGATATTGCCGATGCCCCACCATTCCTTAAACTATACCACTCTTTATTCGGTTATTTTCTTGGACAATCACACTCTTTACCTATTTTTAGTAGCTATTATCTTTCCACTGTCATTTCTGTATATTTTGCGTTGTCGCTATTCACTTGCTTTCTTGTAGACATCAATGCATATCATAGagctcccactcccactaTAACATATTCATCCTCTTCCCACCCCCTCAGTACTGCAGAATGTATTTATATAAATACGTTTTGTTTACATCCTCTCTATGGATACCACTGTCCAGCAATACGTAATTTGCTTGTACTACCGGAACTTTGATTCTTATGCGAGGCCATCCACAATGTGCGATGGCAAAACTTCCATCAATAAATGTTAACTCTGTGACCATCTGATTTCTAGAAGACTAATAGCAGGCCGAGATAGCTAACGCGGCCTGACCAGACTCGTCGAAGTTATCACGACACCCCACCAACTTGAGCATCAATCATCTCTGCGAACCCTATCCCTAGTGCAAGAAAAATATTGGATTGTAACTGTAAGTATAGAATTGACGAGTCAGATCCTTGGGGCACAGTGTAAACTTCCTGTCCAATGAAAGACGAGGAACGGCGTGCCTTGGATGGCGTTTCAACAGGCTATCCGAATCTGCCAGTGTGTCATACATATATTATGCGGGGCAGTCGTACACTGACGGGGGTCGAAACATCCAGATATCAACGGTAATTTTTTACGGCAGTATTACAACGAGCGCTTACAACCCTTATAGACGGGATCGTATTCTTGGCGCCCAAAACATCGGTGGTCCATATGTTTCTTTCCCACGATATGTATACCTAATTTGGTTTATGTGTTTAACATACTCATTTCTTGGTTATTTGATTTTTTCAAGAGAAAAAATATATCTAATATGCGCAAGTACTATTTACAGGGTGGATACGAATCGTAATCGCTAATCGCTACATGACGAGAGTAAGGAATACATGCTGTAACGGGAGATACAAATCGAATACCTAGATACGTACATACAAATCTAATGTCAAGGatagataaaaaaaatagagaagaaaaaacattAATGAACCGGAACAGAATTTAGTCCAATTTGAACTGCAGACTGTGTCCATGATGATGGATATTAAGAAACATGGCCCAGTATTGCTAGGCATAGTGATAAAATGTAGTGTATATGATAGATGTCGACAGGTGAGGGGAAGTgaagaaaaatagaaaaaaagcaTTGACAGACAGAAATCAGCTGGACGATGTATTGGAAATCCAGAAGAGAAAAGGCTGTAGATCGTTGGTAACGAAAAAGAGGCAATATGGAGATCAAGCTGGGAAGGCTCAGACTCGTCTTTGACGAACTATCAGACCACCGTCCCACGAGCCTACAGTCCAACCGTCTTCGACTAGAGCTTTGCGTACAGCAGGCTTTAAAACACTGATTTGATTGTGAGAATGAGATCCACGGCCAGTAATAA from Psilocybe cubensis strain MGC-MH-2018 chromosome 7, whole genome shotgun sequence encodes:
- a CDS encoding tRNA 2'-phosphotransferase 1; the protein is MTFGAKFCGTFTLPSLFPPLVDVVRLLRGGQHAHTRRTVPKVLLACIGVRKVGSKPKTWTKTKSQSNSLLKFDPNSSERVNKPIILLPPNEHILASSVNVNKSLKEAEETLLQEQFVTDKPRKFRSNTPLIYNPQKLKDKEEAKGVNAFVTVCREILRHTAKKKGLKILPDGFVRVSDIMRHEFFKDYTFELFADHVLKDPAKEFDLAHLPELIDGKLQDVWWVRAKRAHTIPVFIIEGCRQLPPSDSEYGKQGILLSETELDRIRLYRTLENVLFETMHFPSRKERLCVSVDSELAARKGVKFFMTQERKTFAVGNADNIIPPESLLGATLLEIKCSNLLHRLR
- a CDS encoding NAD-dependent protein deacetylase hst1 translates to MNAGHVSVTLDSESVVHQSDHRDPLAASAQSTSSFQNEILTQQVQAFLEASEDVDVDAETIEDILSVLISIEEHEEEEADPPSDLHIEEDVDSHDEDGQEISTLFPPKSEGAQNAEQNTWSKEEIKQMMHLLKESGSSAFIEEYVNQRNIPIIKLLEAFNIELCPELQDRRPKTMLYFLRVALSHQLRNRDKLPQYNTIADTVDLIRKSQRILILTGAGISVSCGIPDFRSRDGLYASLKGKGEYELDDPQQMFDIHYFKENPSGMYLCNVFYSFASQIYPSNFVPSPCHRFIKAVEDRGKNYTQNIDTLETLAGVKKVLQCHGSFATASCLQCRQRVPGVEIEAEILSHKVPLCKLCNTVPSVPIKKKGKTSKKKAKGQWDSDVEDESDAPEYPPGIMKPDITFFGEKLTDDFDHSLAEDRFRVDLLLVIGTSLKVSPVAEILSHLPHSIPQILINKTPIRHINPDIVLLGNADSIVLHLAKELGWELPPPPEIIPTSNLNAPTTRLQPPRGNLKKRASADDSDFSSSRDPERVGESHVWLFEGADGGKWLQQLQKKLGIPKSVPTSATNSGYNTRQSTPGVSPQKVESDGGRRTKKARAG